The DNA sequence ATGTAAATAAGCAGTGATGTTCTGAAGGCGTGAAGAAAGCTGCGTCGTCCTGTTGCCGCCAAGACTCCCGCCCTCCCGGTCACATGGTGTGTCCACCGCCGTGCTGATTCCTTCTCTTTCACACTGACCTGTTGTCACATTGACTTTTTTATGCTGTACAAATGCgttattgacattttaaaaagcctAACTAGCCCACACACCCCTCCTTCCCGGCGCCCTGATGTGCTGCTGCCAGATCACATGACCCTCCTCTCGAGCGAGAGGTTTGGACGATGGAAGCGCCAGCCTTTGACTTCACAGTGTTTTTAGATTTGATTTAGATTTGATtcgttttgtatttgtttataaaAGCTGATCTGCTCCGATGTTTTTagaataaaagtgttttttaactgactggtgtgtttgaGATATGAAGGAAACTCGCCGCACCCACGAGCGTCACACAAAGGAATGAGTCACTGGTGCCAAGCTTTTGTCGACATATGAACTGGAATCTGGAGGGTTTCACTGCTGCAGTACAGTCTCACTGAAGACAGTGGCGCCAAGTACTGAAACAGAAGTGTGAACAGTTTCGTCTCTTTTCAGCCAAAATCTTCTCGTATTTTTGTGGATTCATATGTCCAACGCACCGACAGAACCAGACCTAATATATTTGCTGCCAAACCACTGCAGTTTTGTGCCCCTAATTCTGATAAAAACTGGaattcagtgttttatttttgtgacctTTTGAACTCTCTTCGAAGTCCTGTTTCATTTCAGGCTGTGGTGCTGTGGTTGGTCATATGAAAAGCTTTCTGAACTTGACTTTCACTCATATTGACAGTCAAACACAAGTTCTACAAGTATGAAGCAGCTTGTAAAAAATCTCTGGGTACTGTACATATACAGTACTTATTCTGAATTGCTGAGTAAGAATAACTATTTAGTAATCCTTCAATAATCGCAGGTGTTATTTCCCAAATTCCAAACCTCTCTGAGAAAACCAAAATCCACCATTTCATTTTACACATTTGAGCGACTCAGTGCAAGTgagtggctcttcttcaggtgctgaacttctcctcctcacctccaattttatttgtatttttaaacatttttcagaaaagaaaaagctgcTCTCCAGATCACTATCCCTTGTTGTCAAGATCTATGCAGGATGTGAAAGCATTTCATCACAGTGTCATCGCCATTTGGCCCCTTACTGCTGTCAAATGTGGCCCTCAGTGAGAAGAGTTTGGAGGCCTTATCTGGCTGCAACCTGCTGTACACGTGCGTGGTGCGAGTGTGCCACTGCGGAGGATGTCAACAGGCAGCTGAGCAAGCTGAGACCTGCCTGAGACCACACACCCCTGACATAAACCACAGGCCTCCGACAGTTCGGCAGCcacgtcatgtgaccagatGAGGAATGAAGCAGAGAACACACACTCTCCCCGCGGAGCTGCTCTTGTTTATTATCCGCTGTAAACAAATGCTTTGCACCAACTCGCTCTGTTCTCCTGTGTTTGTGCAGATCAAATCAACCTCCAGAGGGAAGCGGACGAAGGAAACCGGTCACCTGCTGGTGGTGGAGTCGTCCAGGTGCTGCTTCGTCACGTGGGACTTTTGGACATGTATGGCAACATGGTTAGAACTTCACAGTAGATCCATTGGCAAAACACATGACATAAACAACTTCCTTCATCATTGTGTACTAGTCCAGAGACCTTTAAACCAACCTGTGACCTCGGGAGGGTTCAGAGGGGCTGAAGATGCGCTGCTGTTGGACATGTTTCCCTGATGGGTTTTTAGAAACCGTGGAATAAACTGAAGAAGAGTCTTGGAAACGTGGTGTGTGAGAAGCAGTTGGAGGTCGTCTGTGTCCCAGACTGATCCGGTTCCTGGTCTTCATCTGCTGACTTGGCTTGGGACAACATGACCTGGATCTAGAAAACACGGCGATGACTCAAACTGcatgtcccataatgcactgcaactgtTGAAGAAGGGCTAAAATACGCTGAGcttcagacagacagttgtttCGCCATGATGGACATGAAAGATACTCACTCAGTAACTGTTCAGAGGAACGTGAGCATCAGATCGTGAATCTCAGCTCTGGCTGAGGAAACTCTCGGGATCCCTCAGAGCGAGCAGGTGACAGGTGATATGACGTCACGAACCCTGAAGTTTGGGCTGCTGGGCGTCGATTTGCATGAAAAGGTCCCAGGACATGTTTCCACAAAAGTGGCCCTTCAAGGTCGATTTGTCATTTGTGCCATGTCCAACTGTCTCCTGACAGGAAATTACACCGGAAGTATCTCACTAGAGCCCAACGTCTCTGAGTCAACGACAACGACATTCCGTTTCTGAGTCACTGGAGGAAATCATGTAATACATCATGAATTTGTTTAGAAGGGAAGCCACTAAACAATCCAACCCTGGAGGGGTCACTTCAACATGGAGCATTATGgctgttatttaaaaatgttttcgatttttaatgtttaaaaatgtaatatttctaGTCTTTAAATGTGGCTTGCGCTGTATATCAGTACACATGGATGCTGATATCTGTGTCTCACTGCGGTCCCCCACACTCCGCCCAGCCTTCAGTCCTGCAGAACTCTTTTTCCCAGCTGCAGCTCTGGAAGAGTTCCCAGGCCTGCTGCAGTGTGGGTCCGGCAGGAGGTTCTGTTCACTCCTCCTTCCATCCTTTACCTTCATGATCGCTGCTGTGTCATCGTCCCCACCTGCATCACAGTGTCCTGTAAAGGCAGACATTTAAACTTTGTTGTTCTTCATCACCGGTTCAGTTGGGAAGCTCTTTGTCACAGTCGCCAGCCAACGCCTCCGGGTGTATTTCCAAACCGCTCCCTCCGCTCCAGCGCTTGACTCATCGCTGCCTCACCCAGTGACACTCATCCACAGCCCCTCCCGCGCCTTTTTCACCCAGTTGTCATGACCATCCGCCACAGACCCTGCAACTGACCTCCTCTTCCATCCCAACTGCTGCTCTGAGCTCAACAGATCTTACTTCAAGGTGACTGGTTAGAGACCACTGGTCCTGGATCTTGACTGAGACGTTTGAATCTGTCAATCATCTTCTTGCAGAAGTGAAGACTAAAACACAGATGAGCTCTGATTGGATGAATGGACAACAATGAactgagggagggagagaacatCTCCAGAGAAGCGCCTCAAAATCTGTGTGTCAGTCGGGAGTTGCGCTTCATTCTAGCTGCCTCCGAAGTGGGAAGTAGGGCTGGGAATTACATCCCAGCTGAGATTAGTGCGTTACAGTTATCGAAAAAGTTTGCCACGAGAAAACCCACCGGACTAAGAGGAAATTGCCAGCATCAGAGACATGACTCagaacttctacttcctgtttgcgatcagggaagccatcttggattccCCAGCTGTCCTACATTGGGTGAATTTCAGAGTTCCGAGCACAACTGGAACGCACCCCGAGTGTGACGCCACACGGTTCCTGCTCCCCAAGACGACACGTGAGTCACTCTTTGTGACTGGCCGTTTTGATCactgccatttttgtagtccatgGCGCACTTTGTATGTACAACAGAGCCTCTTCAatgaggcggccattttgtatCTGAATATCCCTCAGTAAATAGAAACATTTTAGACTCAATTTTGGTGgtgttaaaaacacaacacggcCCCTTTAATAGAGGAATAAAACAGTCTATCTGAACTGCTATGCTGATGACGTACAAATGTCACTGACAATGGCTGTTAGCCTCGAAGTTGTGACGCTGAGATCCTAATGCAGAGAGCGCAGTACCTGATACGTTTGACCTTCCATGCAGTGATGCTTTCAAAATGGTGGCAGATCGTGCTGAGCCAGCGGAACATGACCCCCCTGCTGGTTTGCGATGGTATGTCAGGAGAACATGTGTCTTCAGGAAAGGTGGGGTGAAGAGCAAGTGCATTTATGAATGGAGCATCATGATGTGGTGGGAGTCATGtttgcccccccccccctgcAGCTGCATTACtgcacctcctccctccccAACCTGCACTGCAGAACTTTTCTGTGCTCCTCTCAAGCACCCGGACAAAAGTGCCTGTGTCTGCAAACATGCCCGGATTCAGGAGGGAGCCCAGACTGAGAGGTAGGTAACAAGATGAGGGAGGCAGAGGGGGGTGGGGATGGGGTGGCACGCCGCCAGCTGAGGGGACAAGAAAAGTTATCCTGAAGGACGGGGCAGCTGAGGGGGAATGAGAGCAGCAGCCTCCTCTGCTGAGCATCTCCGGGCGTCTCTTCTGTCTTCCTCCCTCGCAGGAGCCGCAATGTGGCCAATTCTGCAGTGAAGTTGCTTCTGCTCGACGGAACTCTGCAGCTCTGTCCTGACTCAGCGGGTCTGTCCGAGCGgacctgctgcagcagaaggTAGGTGCCAGTTCCTAACAACTCCCGCAGCCTGCAGGACGCCTGAGCATCCGGACCTTTCCTCCAGGACCACTTCCACACAGTGACCCGGACCACTTCCAGGTCGGACAAAGACGAGCCCCGCTGTTTTCGGGGACCACCGTTTTGGAGCTGCTTCTCAGTCATAGAGGTCAAGAGGTCCAACATGGAAGCCCTGAGGCCCGGCCCACCAGCAGTCGCTCTCATGACACTTCTGTTTGGTAATGTCTTCGTCACTCTGACACGTGATCTGTGGCAGTATGTGTGGCATGACGGAGGACCAATGTTGTGGTGTGGTGCGATGTTTCTctctgaggaggaacctgtGTCTGAACAGTGTCAGAACTGAAGCAGTTAACTTCTTGGCTATAGTCTCCTGGGAAGATCACGCCAGGACTGTCTTCAGTGAGCACTAGTTTGACCTCATATTGCCCTCTACCTGGTCACCTGTTTATCTTTTGAATCACATTCCGTTTTTATGAGATAAAGGTACGAGTTACGCCCATGAGTGACACCGCCTAGTACCTGGCATTTGGACAGTCGGTGAAGCCTCACCACCCTGAGCACGCAATCCAAAATGGCTGCCCTGTATGTAACCAGGAAGTAGAACTTTAGagtcaatgaaaaacagaaaacaaagcaaactcaTTCAGTGAATTTGCGTTTCCTCATTATTCCGCTTGTTTTCTGCAGTGGCGCCAATTCAGACAAAGCTCAAGTATGGCGGGGATACCAGTCACATGACTTAACGACAGTGTACTACTGTGTAGCTCAACCGCGTGTTTCGGAAAATGCGATCTTCTTCAAACGCAGTCTCACTCGTGCTAGCTGAATCCCGCCTTCAATACCTGGGCCGCCTCCCTCCTCTATATCTAACCTACTCTAATCTCACCACCCGCCATTTTGGAAGGAAAATGAATCCCAAGTTCTGTGGCGCTTCCTTTTCATTCCACGTCACTTAGCTCAGCTAAACAAATCACGCTAATAACGGTCGTGACCCGGCTCTGATGTCCATGGTCCCGTCTGCAGGGGCTGGGAGAAAGTGTAGAGGGGTGATTCAAGTGTGGGGAAATGTAGTACCCAGAGAAATCAGCTTTGATGCTCTGGTTTTGATTTGTAGTTAATTCATACGTATTAAAGAATAGCAGCCTCCAAACCCAACTGATGCCGCGGCTGTTGGCTTGAGCAcagaagttttgttttgctaGCTTCAACTGTTGTAAAACAGTTTGCGAAGTGAATGAACAAAACagtgttcataaaaaaaaaaacagtgttgataaaaaaaaggccAAAGATTTGACTGAGCCACACAAAGTATTCTGATAGCATGACATGCTAGCATGGCTACCACTTAAACTAGCATGGAGAAAGGTAAACAAAGCGCTtttcttgaaaaaaacaaacaaacaacaaaatgtgttttattcgGTTGTTATCACTGTGTCACTCGGTCACTGCGTaattttaaatctaaaatataCTGCATCACATTATGTCACAATTGTAAACTTttttctgaatcagaatcagaatcaaatttattgccatgatcaccaactaggaaagtgctttggaataaaacaaaataaaataaaataaaataaaataacaaaggctgatcacaaattcaacagtctgacggccgtgAGCTCGTGGTGAAAGAAGACTCCAGGAAGGACTCAACCAAGTcgatgccatgtttgttttgttgccgGAGCAGACTGTTCTTGTTACCCTCCACTTGAGAAATCAGTGAGGACCCAGCAGAGAGGCAGGAGGGGGGGCGAtgctgctctctctcactctttccaAAAGAGTTTTTTGCAAACTCActgtgctgcagtggagcagctgtacttcagggagggggtggggggcggtgtgagagagagatagtGGAGTCCACAATCAATAACATTCTCACATCTGACCTCCTCGACAGTTTCCCGCTGCACCCAGCAAGGTTAGCGGCTGCTACGTTCCTGTGCGTCTCCACACACAGCCGTGACCTTGGTCAGCGCCTGAACTAAACTGGCGGGTTTGGGATGGAGTGTTTGCCGCAAGGTCTTCCTGAAACCtagttttgtttgtgtctgcctTATCATTTGTCTGTGCTGGAAGGTTCTCCGGCACCAGCACGCACTGGCTTCCTCACACACTAGAGGGAGACAGTGAGACAAGAACTGCTTCTCTAACTGGCcaatttttaaaacatttttttgtaacaGTGAAATGGCCAAATTGTTTAGTACAGTCAACACTATTTAACAAACCTCCATTTTGCTGCATTTGCAGCATTTAAAGCTACAAAGCAAGCAAATGCTAACGCTCACGCTAGCACGTGCAAACAGCTGCTGTTAGCTCTGAAAGTGAGCTAACCGTTTTAGCTTCACTCAACATGTAGAACAGTAAAGGAGTCTTTAGAAAGAAATACTTGGACCTTTGAAAATTAAGCTTTACTTTCTCCAGCATGTTTCTCTGTTAGCGGCTGGTTATTTTTAGGACACTTCCCTGGTGGTGGTGAGTTATTTTGTCCTCTTTAATTGTTGTTTCCTGGTACTGAACATTTGTCTTGGTGTAATCCATGGTCCCATCAAAACAAAGACCCATGATGCATTGCGAAATCATGGAACTTTTTGAGCCCCATTCTTTGTAGGGCTGGAACGGCTAGTCAGAAACTAGTGATTGGCCAGAATATTGCGTTGGATGTGCCCCAACTGTTTGGTCTTTACACTCGTGAAATGCATCTATTGTCCCCCATTTATCCAAAGAGGGGAAGCCACTGAAGCACAGGCTCGTATCCAtcacttgttgttgttttgacacGGGGCTCCTGTGACTCAAACTGGACACTATTTACATGGCAAGAGTAAGTTAACGTAGCTGCTCTGCTACAGGGTTGTGAACAACCAACCAACAGCCTCTCTGTCTATCCCAGGACTCTGGTCCGCACAGGGTCTGGAGATGATCAGCAGTAAAGTCCCGGTCCTGGAGGCGGTGAACGGCAGCACCGTCATGCTGCCCTGCTCCTACTCCAGCTGCATCGGCATCGAGAAGCTCTACTTCAACTGGCAGTTCAACAACAACGGCACCATGGTCAAGGTAGCGCTTCCGCTCACTCCTGCTGGGTCGGGTTTCCCCGTCACGCTCAgagctcctcctgctcttcagcTGTGCGAGGCGGTGATTCCCTCCGAGGAGTCGGTGCCGAATGTCAAAGTGTTTAAGGAGCGAGTGGAGTTCATCGGGaataaccacaacaacaacctgTCCATCCTGCTGTGGAACATCACCTTCGAAGATGGAGGGCAGTACACCTGTTACGGGATGAACCccaaggagaaagagaagaaccACAGCGCCATCTTCAGACTCATTGTGGTGGACGAGTGTGAGTCTCCAACACGGTCTTTGCCAGCAACTGTAAATATACCGGCAACCCTCGCTGTCTCCGCAGTGAGAGTGGTGGACAACACGCTGACCATCATCATCGCCTCCACAGTGGGCGGCGCCATCGCGCTTCTCATGGGCTTCATGCTGCTGAAGAACTTCACGCTCTTTGTCATGTCcaagatggaggagaaaaagcAAGTGCCTCCACACGGTAAAAATCCTCCCTCCTGGCCTCTCAGCGTCCGTGTCCTGTCTTCACAGTAAGGAGTGCCTTGTGACGTCATCAGGCATCGACAACACAGAAAACGGCCTCTCGGGATCCAAAGTGGAGCCCAAACCCACACCGAAAAAGAAATGAGAGATTCTGCGCATGGttgaaatgcattcattttgatTTCCCTGCTTCGGAGcaatatttagatttaacagTGCCTGGCTGTGTGTTACATATCTATAGGGGGCGCTCTTGCAAAGGCTGAGGagaagtcatttttatttatttatttttgctcaggACACTGAGGATTAGATCTCACTTGCTTTTAATGCACTCAttcggagccctggaagtgacttgcatgtgtttatttatttggatgtgacatgcatgactttatttttttcatctcaaGATAAAAGTTAACTCGAGatttttatcttgagataaataaataaataaagtcatgcatgtcacaggGCTCCGTACATTATATATCAACAATTATTTAAGTCTTATGTGTCGCCATAGCAACTGTGATTTATTCTCTTTTATCACGTTTGGCATTAAAATTGCAACATGATAAAGAGTCATAATTGAAATTTTAAGAAGATCTAGTCTCATTTCAGCAGAAGATTATGTTCATGAAAGCTCTAAACAAAAAGTCCACTGGAACGTGTTTGAAACACAGTAAAAATACATATTCCCTTCTGCAGGAAATGCATGCATTTGTTTTCTGGGTTTCATTTCACTGATAATTTGAAGCGTTTCAGGAGTCAAAACGGCCAGATTCATCTCAAGCTGGGCTGCTATTTTCTACTAACCCTTTTTAACTCGCCGTCGTGTACATACGTCATGTGACCTAGGAAGCCCGAGGGGATCCGCCCAGCTTCTACACGCTTGAAGTACTACGCTACAGTGCCTGTTCATGGGAGAAAAAGCTTGAAACAAAGGAGCCAAAATAACTTTCAGCCTTAGATCAAACCATAGATGCTGCTTTGAGAAGCAATGAATAATTGCATGTCAATTTCAAATGCAGCGGCTTAAGTGTTTAACTATTAAAATAGCAGGGGGAGATGGCTCGTAGTCGGTGTTCGTCGTGCCTATTGGTCACAGCTTCCTCAGTGATAGAAGCTTGATGAAGAGGTTTTTATATCCAGCTGTGGCTTTACTACTGAACAATCTCTTTGCACACCTGCAGTCGCAATAATATATAGCCAGCAGCTCAGTGAAAACGTCAGACGTGAATGTGACAGACGCGGTTGTCCCCGTTGTATTTTGCACAGTTTGGTGGCCGGCTGCAAACAAATACCTCCAGTGTGTTTGGGGAGAGCAGTGACGCCTCCGCGTGGTGTAGAGCACTTTAGATTGTGTGAGTTTTGTGTACTTGTGATGCTCCGGCTGAGGAAAACCAAAGCCTGAGGTGACTGCTCCCACCTATGAATGGATGTGTCCAGGCTCGGCAAGTCAGGACTCAGTGGTGCCTTGTTTGTTGCTTTCATCTGGCGTGAGATGAGCAGGTAGCAGTTCGGGTGAGTTGTGTTCAAGCTTCTCATGAGGATGAAGAGAGTAGATGGTGAAATGCAAATCGTGGGAAGCATAGCTTTATTAAACCTGACTTGACCAAACCTAGTTTAACCCCTGACCCTGCGCTGACCTTCTGTTTAGCCGAAcagttcttcttctcctttgtcATGAGAAATATCATCAGTGACTGAAAGTTGGAGGGAAAAACATGTCCACTCTGGCTTGGGAATGTCTCGCGCTCCGTCAGAGTCAGCTGAACTGGCTCAGACTGTGAGAGATGGTCTCAGGTTGGAAACCATCCTGAGCCATCGCTTGTTTCCtctgtgcactctggtttcctcccacggtcccaGGATTGAACAGAGCTGAACTAAAGATTTTATGTGTCCTTATGAGTGAGAAAGTCCCTGAGGCGTCTACGTTATTGCCGCCATGTGTTAGAATGCAGGGTCACTGACAACAGTGGTAGGAATGTAGAGAAACGCAGCAGCTTCAGTGGTATATCTCTATATTGAACTGTACTCAAGGAGAAACGCACTTTAATGCAACATATTGTATGTATTTCCTCTCCTGACTGTTTTTAAGTGGAGTCTAAGCGCGTCTCTTTTCATGATCAATTTCAGCaatattttcctgtttttatgTCCAGCCTCTGGATGATCTACAAGTGTCAGTCTATATATAGCTGTGTGGATTTCACCTTTAACTTCTTAGCCCTCTTGTATTAGTAGGTTTGATCGTGTTAAAATTGGAGTTAATGTGGCTGTCCACAGTGTCCAGAATGAGTTCAGTGACTGAGCTCAGTGCGCGTTCAGTGTTGCACAACTGTAGTTCAAAAACAGCTTTTCAATGAATGAGAATGTTTGTAAAGAGCAGTGTATTCACTCACTTTTGTTCATGATGCAATAACACTTCCTGAGTCGCCACTAGCTTCTGTTTTCCCCTGTCGCTCAGTAATTCAAATTATTACGTCAGCAGACTCTGCTCGAACTTGCACCGGCATCTGACTTGAGGTTGCCACGTCGACCTCTCTGGAAAGCTCCTGGTGTGTTGAACACAGAGAATCATTAAATGTTGGAACAGAATCAACAGTGTTGTGTGCCGTTTTGTTGTAAATGCATGTGACACAGACACCaggtacaatatatatatataaaaaacacagCAATGGATTAAGAAACATAAAATAAGATGCATAAACTTGAATGAAAACGTTTACTGTAGAGCCAAACCACAAAGCtttaaattcacaaaaaaacacttttctaaaagtaaataaattaattataaaaaatggaaaaagaaagccttaaaacagtcttttgtaggagtgaatgtagagtgtctgctgcaggtggctgttcctctatgtgtgtggccgctgcatgtgggaggggttgccgagtgagtgacgtctctccagaagtgaagaggtgcccggtgcgtgtccagctctgaatgtgcgcttctgtgcagtttggctgtgacaaagtcataaaccaagtcaggctctgtcccagactggcctcatccctgtcccagctccagcccacaacaggacatcaaaccctggagtgagcgctccagcacctcccctgtgacactctaccacgctccagtgcggagacaggaaaggttttacacctcaatatgaagaagaaacagtcagtaaatggagctcacgggacacgtctgcatacagaggctgcgttatacactataacaaagtgtgtcgtgggtcagctgatcggtttttccggcttttttcaggggcgttcaagttctggatttttgttcgaact is a window from the Synchiropus splendidus isolate RoL2022-P1 chromosome 17, RoL_Sspl_1.0, whole genome shotgun sequence genome containing:
- the scn4bb gene encoding sodium channel, voltage-gated, type IV, beta b isoform X1 — protein: MISSKVPVLEAVNGSTVMLPCSYSSCIGIEKLYFNWQFNNNGTMVKLCEAVIPSEESVPNVKVFKERVEFIGNNHNNNLSILLWNITFEDGGQYTCYGMNPKEKEKNHSAIFRLIVVDELRVVDNTLTIIIASTVGGAIALLMGFMLLKNFTLFVMSKMEEKKQVPPHGKNPPSWPLSVRVLSSQ
- the scn4bb gene encoding sodium channel, voltage-gated, type IV, beta b isoform X2; this encodes MEALRPGPPAVALMTLLFGLWSAQGLEMISSKVPVLEAVNGSTVMLPCSYSSCIGIEKLYFNWQFNNNGTMVKLCEAVIPSEESVPNVKVFKERVEFIGNNHNNNLSILLWNITFEDGGQYTCYGMNPKEKEKNHSAIFRLIVVDELRVVDNTLTIIIASTVGGAIALLMGFMLLKNFTLFVMSKMEEKKQECLVTSSGIDNTENGLSGSKVEPKPTPKKK